One Primulina eburnea isolate SZY01 chromosome 4, ASM2296580v1, whole genome shotgun sequence genomic window, tttaataagtGAAGCTTGATTAGTTAATTGCTGGCACGAATCTCGTCTGgtcatttgatattatatttttcttgaCACATTTCATGAAATAAGGAATCGTTGAAAATGATAtgtgtattattttaattatcaatAATAGAGTTGGATACTATTTAGTTTGATGGGTCAAAAAATTAGAGCAGATTCAGTAATTGTCTTAATCAGTGAATGAAATCTTTATATACATATTACATAATGAGTAGTCAGTCTCTTGTGAGAGTTAGACTAAGTTAACCCAtcgatttttgttttttttaaaaagacataagaaaaaacaacatatatatacatattctataatgagtagatctcttgagatggtttcagaaatttttatatgtgatatagatcaatcctaccgatattcacagtaaaaagtaatatttttagcataaaaaataatattttttcatgaatgaccgaaataagagatatgtcttaTAAAATACGACCTATGAGACCGTTtcaaacaaatttttgtcttcgATAATTTGTGTGTTACCCATTATATTTAGTCAAATAGCTCAACGTGCAATGtcattaacataaaaaattaagAGTGCTTAGAGTTTAATAAACGAGAAATTGGCTTTCAGTTCTCAGCCGTcgatttttttgtgttcagtccctgagtacttttttagtactacatttccacatgaagtctatcacatttccacatgaggtgtaccacattttttattacataataccacaattttgtgggtagattggagatttttcaccaacttcccctttaataaaatctaaaaaaactaaataaataatacaaagtttttcaaaaattttccaCTCATTATATCATTTCATCTTCATCCCAGTGTTATTTTCGTcaataatttcttgaatatttgaTTCTACACAAGAAAAAATTGTTTTAATACTTTCATCATCTTTATTATCGAAAGAGTAATAATCTTATACTATATATTAAAATTGAGCTGATAGAAACAAATTAGTGTTTGTTTTTTAgtatgaaaattaaatttatatataaataaaatagattaaatttgatttttaattaatttttcaaatacgTAGATCATTAGTTTATATTATACGCGGTAAAGATTTACGCATGACCGTCTGACTTCATCGATTTCTGAGTCCTGAGTTGGAATTAACAACGAGCTGATTTGTTTATGTACTTTTGCGATTTCGCATTCTTGGTTATTTGAGCAAGGTTTTGACTTTTGAGTGATGGAGGGGTCTGGAAATGAACGATTGGATCGCTTTTTGAATTGTGTTCAGGCAGTCAAGAATGTGGTTTCGCCTCTAGAATCGAATTTTCGAAAGATAGCAAAGAATTTTGAGAATTGCGTTTTTGGGGTTCCCAGGAATGGCTGTTTAAATATTTGTGCCGATGACACTGCTATCGAGCTTGTGAGGAGACACTGCAGTGCCGGTTCAAGTATCGATCATCATGTAGCGGTTAATGGTGATGTAAAGAAAAATGCAAACTTTCCCGTGGAAATATTCACTGGACTGTTTGCAAGAAATTGTGGAAATGATTTACTTAGTAATGCTAGTGTTGGTGCAGACGGAGTTGAGATTTTGAAAGAGAGGTGTGGAGGCAATAATGATTGGAAAGTAGGCAGGAATTTGAATGGGAATGTTCTGCACTTTGAAATGGCATGGTCAGTTCTGATTGACGGTTTTTTTAGCTTCTCTCATAATCCAATCCAGGATAGGAAAAGTGAAATTAGGGAGAAGAAATTGATGGTTAAAGGTAAATGTTTTCCATTTGAATGCTTAATAGCGTGTGTGTTTGACCAGCTGATCCATTTGCAATTTACAAACGTCTGATGTCTTGGTTGAGGATAATGGTTCTTAGAACACTGATTATGAAGCTTCTGCTGCAGCTGTTAATGATCATTTCTTCTCGCGTATTTCAGGTGGTAGAGGAGCGTCTGTATAAATGGATTTTCGAGTAACCTGAAGTTTGGGCGACTGAAAGGTGTGCCACAGAGTGTTATTTTGGTTCCTTCGGTGAATGACACGAAGGATGAAGGGATTAATAGTGCTGCTGACCATAATGGCAGTGAAGCCGATTCGACTCAGAAGTTGGATCAGGAGTTACTTGATGTTCCTTTGTCTAATAAAGAAGGTTTCGAACCAGTTCTATCCACCATATCACCGACAGAATTATCCAGACTTCTGCCTTCCATAAGGAGATCGTTGAAAGAAGATCATCCTGACAAGAAGAAACTGTTAATAGTCCAGGCTTTCTTCAGATATACAGAGGCTGAAGGTGTGTTTTCCACTTCAATACTAATTTATCTGATCGGAATTGCTTGACAATGTTAACTGATATGCTATCAATTGGTCATAAATCTTGGCCTTCTATCAAAGACTGACTCATTGTCAATGTTACATGCCTTCCAAAAATCGAAGTCCTAGGACTCATCTCATTTTTATAGAACACGTGTAAATCCTTAGCTTGTTTACCTTGGTGCTGGTTCACTGCTTGTTCGGCCACGATGACCACGACAAAGACTGCATTTAAATCAGGTGTGGATTTGCCGGTTCAGCGTGGTCCATGTCTGCACATTACCGCATTACACATTAAAGTTGGATACTTCATTAACGGATTAACTTCTTTCTCGATATTGTGTACTTTATTAGTTTAGTTGGGAAATATAAGTTAAATCTTCTTTCTGCAGGAAAGAAGCTTTTTCAGGAATTGGACAGACATGATGATGGGCAAGTTTCTTTTCAATGTCTTGAAGTTGCTATCAGAAAGCATAGATTGCCTAAGAGTCATGATAGTGAATTTATGTATCATTTAAGGAGTTACTTGCTGCCATCAAAACGGCTTCAAAAAGACTCACGGTAAACCAATTTCCTTTCCTGTTCTACCACACATGCAGTGAATGCTAACGTTAGATCAAATTCCCGCTTAGTTTTAGGTTGCATGTAAGTTATTTGTGATGGAAACTTGAGAGCCATTGGAATTTATGTTGGTACTTGAATTTTTTAGATGTATTTCCAATAAGTTTGAAGTTTGTTGTGCAGTTTTTTACTGGCACATTTTAAGAGAAGTCTCATATCTTGAGTTTCCTTGTTAGCAGCATTTCCTTTTAATCTCTCTTCTTTTCTGTTTACATCACTCAAGTAATTAAACAGGATAAAATTATTGTCATGAAACTTATAGAACTTGgaagtattttttttaaccTGGCATTTATTTATGAATTTCATAGCTGGATATAGATTTTTTCCTGAAAGTTGTAGTTTGAATAATTTTTGTTTTCCTGATTTTGTGTATTTTTATCCCTTGGTCTGACTGTGATGTCAGCAATTATTAGATTTTCGAACTTAGAAATGGAAGAATTATAATTTTGGGAGAACATTGGGTAGATATAATTGCCAATTTGTTATGTGTTCAGTGTAACAATAGGTTATCTGTCATTTGACTCTGTTCCATTACACTTGCCTTTGATACAGTGTTAGGATCGGCAAAAAGAAGAAAACAGTGCAAAGTGCGGGGTTAAATATACTGTTTTCATGAACTTGTTACATTTTAAAAGAATTTTCCTCTACTTCCTCCTTCTATGCACAAAGTATAGCTACAATAGTTCtagttcttgaaatatttaaattaaactgAACACTGAGAAGTTGGAATGAGTACTATATTTAAAACTATGTGGAATTAGTCAAAATAAATTTCAGAGAACTGattagaagttttaaaattacGTTTGAAAGTACAGAATGCAGAATGTTAAACTCAAATATCTTAAATGAAAAGGTAAAGAGGGTAGTGATTTTAAAGATATTCGAAAGTGGTGTGATCTTTCTACGTCCTCTCTTCTTCCAACTAGAACGAATCCACAAATTAGTCTTTGTCTGCACTAAATTCTGAGGTCTAAATCACTTCCAGATTTAGTGAACTCGATTGGTCAATAAAACTAGCAAATATTGTCCACTACACTTCTGGTTCGATGGTAATACCAATGGATAGTGCTCAAGATAAAGTATCTGCTCTAATCTATGAATCACACAAGATTACTTGAGCAACGTCACAAATATGTGTGAGACAGAGTTGCTTATTCGCTTTTGTACCTAGAACGTAATTGCAACAATAAATTTACATCAAAAGTTACGATATTTGGCTTCTATATGTACTCTGTCAATTATCTCTGCTGAATTCATTTGGTCTGATAATCATGACACTGTGTTGAGAGGGGTAACATCCTTATAGTTTAGCCTTTTTGCTGGTTCAGTGTCTAAATCAAATTTCTCTTTGCTAACTACTTAGCCAATAGAATTAGCTTACTGGAATCGAATAGCATTTTCTAAGCATAAATTTTAGCTTGATCATCTACACtgaacttgtgtgagatgactTTCGGTTTGTTCATCATCCCTTGTCTTTACTGGAACTCAATACTAAAATTGTTCATTGCTAAAAGTCATCTATACTTGAAATCATGGACAGTGATtaaataaaagagaaaaataacTGAGTATGAATGAAATGTTTGTCTAAGACAAAAGTTGTACAAAAATCTTAACCTGAGACACAGCATAAATTGGTATCATTTTACCAACTTTTGGTGGCATTTAGTAAACGTCACTGAATTCTACATTGCATGCAGAAGGATTTTGTCTGAAGCTGCTAACGTGGGTGCTGTTTCTCCGAATGTGGAAATACCTGCTGATAGTGTTTTTAAATCAGCGTTGGCTGGAGGAATATCTTGTTCATTATCTGCCGCTATAATGCACCCCATTGACACGATTAAGgtaaattttagaaaatttgaTAATAAATGTATGTACAAATCTGTTTGGTCTTTTTCTTGTTATTAGGTGTTAGCAATGTAAAATCGCACATTAATCCAATCTAGATATGATATATATTGTTTATGAGAAAAAATTGATTCGGTCCTCTAATAGTTGCATGAGCTTCAGTCCTGTAATTCTTATCAAACTGATGAACGTTAGAAAAAAATTGTGATCAGTATTCAAATTAAATGCGAAGGCTCATTGACAGATACACAAACTGCACATAACTGCCATGAAAGTCTTGGAATTCCTAATAAACTTGATTTTGATCGTGATTTGGCAAAATGTTTTGGGAATTGATTGCAAATAATAGATTGTCTGCTTCTTCAACGTGGGGTCAGAAATTTCTTTTTTCTGAAGTTAATTGCCCTCGGATTCAACTTCCAGAGTTATGTTAAAATATTGAAGGACAGACAACCTTGGAGTAGAGTAAAGTTGTTGTTGTGTTTGCTTTTGGCAGAGTGATTTCTCTAGGATTCTCGACCCAATCAGGTTTTTTAtgatttgtaatatgtattgttCCATAAAATGACTCAAGCATCTAGTGCTCTCGCTTTAAGGGGGATTGCAACTTTGGTTCGTCATTTGGTGGTTTGTTGTAATTGTATAGAGATTGATATTAATTCGATAAAGCTAATGATTAAATTATCGAACATGAAAAATAGGcgcattttaattttttcgtaAGTGTAATTTCATTTTTCACGAGGCAATTTGACTGCTCTCAATTGGTTTCTCAGACACAGGTCCAAGCTTCAACCCTTAGCTTCTCAGAAATTTTATCGATGGTTCCTCAACTTGGAATCCAGGGATTATATAAGGGGTCAATTCCAGCTATTTTAGGGCAATTTTCAAGGTATATTTTGACTATCTGTCATCTCTTTTACTGTTAATGATAGAATCTCTTTTCTGGATGATATGAATACTTATTGCAGCCATGGATTGCGAACTGGAATCTGCGAAGCAAGCAAGTGTGTTTTAATAAAATTTGCGCCGACACTTCCAGAAATACAGGTAACAATTTTGGTGATGTATGTGCGTGTTAATACTTTTCCTCCATATAAATAGTCTTCATTAATCGTATATATGATCGTTTGCTTATTTCCAGAATCTAGCTAAGAAAGATGCTTTTGAATATGTTTTCTAGCTTGTTGGGAAAATTACATAGTGCCCTCAAAGCCATTGTACCTGTGTGCCGCCTTATGGGGATCAAGATTTTACTTCATACTTATTTAAATATCCTATTTATGTTGAATATCCTTCATCGTGAATTGCTAGCTAAGTTCTAGTCATGCCAAGAAATTATATgaacttatttattttttttaatttggtttGAAGAGCTTACTTATTAGTTGAGTCATTTTTACATAAGTTGGTCGGTGAACTACAGTTATTTTAAGAATGCTATAaacattttttataaaaaattacattagtTTGTAAATACTGCTTCTTACATTGAATTTCCTACCATACGTTGACAGTTTCTTATTACGAGGATGGTGTTTAGGTTCAATCTATGTCATCATTCTGCAGCACATTTCTTGGAACAGTAATGAGGATTCCATGTGAAGTGTTGAAGCAAAGGTTGCAAGTTGGTCTATATGACAATGTGGGAGAAGCTATTGTCGGAACTTGGCGGCAAAATGGTCTCAGGGGTTTTTTCCGTGGAACTGGGATGACCTTATGCCGAGAGATTCCATTCTATGTTGCCGGCTCAAGCATTTATGATGAATCCAAGAAGGTACGGTACAGCTACAGCTTTCCCTCTTTGTAGTTTGCATTATTTCCAATTTATATTCTGTAGCTGATCGCTTTTAATGGCAGCTCCTATTTACTTTAGAAGCTTTTCAAAGAGTATTGGGAGCTCTTTAAACTGTTTCAAAGTCAGTTCCTTGATTCGGTTTCCTATCTGGTTGGGAAATCAATCCCGGCATGCCGATGAGTTTAGTCTCCTTCTGGGATATCTTTATTAAAAACTGAGACCGACGCAGGACCGTACTACTAGGCCATAAAATGTCACCTATAGAAGCGGCATTTAAATGGTTTCAATTGATCCGAGTGGTAAAAGTGGTTTTAGAAAGTGCATTAATATGATTCCTTGCACTATTTCAGGCTGCTCAGAAGCTTCTTGGACGGGAGCTACAACCATGGGAAACAGTTGTTGTTGGAGCTTTGTCTGGTGGGTTTACTGCTGTGTCGACGACTCCTTTTGATGTAATAAAGACGAGGATGATGACTGCTTCTGAGGGCAGATCTGCAGCATTCTCCGTCGTGTTGTTCTCCATCTTACGTCATGAAGGGCCTCTTGGATTATTCAAAGGAGCCATTCCTCGGTTCTTCTGGGTTGCTCCACTTGGTGCCATGAATTTTGCTGGCTATGAACTCATAAGAAAAGCGATGGACTGAGATAAGGGTACTGCTGACCCACTCTCATACACAAGTAGGAAATGAAGCTCTATTGATCAAGTTTCTACAAGGTTAAAAACTCAAGACGGAAAATGTTCTCAGATGTTCCCGTCAATATGAAATACAGTAGTAGAAATAACAAACCAACAGCAGCAGTGGTATAGTAAAATGTCTTGGCCGATACATCCCCCTAACTCGTTTGTTCCTGCTCTACGACTTCATTCACTTTTATCAAGAATGGATGTAAGGGGTCAGTTATATGCAGTGACGGAGTCAGGTTTTCATTTATACACGGACTAGATTTTTCTAAACCATAGTTGAGCTAATATTGACAAATGGAGCTCCGGACTACCAAAAAAtaagataaaattttatatataaaaaatatcggAAAAAAAAAGTCACTCGGGCTATCGCCCGGGCGGAGCAACACATGGTTCCGCCCGTGGTGATATGAATGTTAAATCGACGTCATGTCTTACTCGAATTCAGAAACAAAGCTAGTTGTAGCAGAAATTTCCATTAATTTTCATCACATATTAAATCAATTTTCATTAATATGTGAGAAATACATGTGATTTAATTATATTAGGTTATGAGTGAAAGTTCTGTTCTCACAGTGTGAGTGTGATGAGGGTGATTGTTGTATGTATCAGAAAATAGGTGTTGTACGTAGATGTTGTAACacccacgacaacatgcagcggaagtttcagttaaaaagttaacacacaacttgaattataataataatacgagtgacgagatataaattatgcacaagtatcaaatacttgtgcggtgcctcagggcaaaaataattcactaggaaaacttgtaagtttacaaaaaccaatactagtgaaagaataaaacaactcccttaAAAGGagagtaacaaattgcatcctaaatcactaacaaaccgtATAACCAAAATACATAGGATTCATCAACTGAGAAGTAAATGGTCTTCAAAAATTCCACACTAATCAACACAGTGAATAGGTGTTGTCTTCATATGGTGTCAACACTTCCCAGCAACACGTTAACAATAGCATGAGATGGCTTCGATCTCGAAAAACTCTTCGAACTCCTTCGTCTCTCTCACTATCCTTTTTCGCCCTATTTTCCTATTAAAGCACACATAGAGTTTTATTAGAAAATAACTCCTTAAAGAATAAGGATCTCATATCTTAAAGAT contains:
- the LOC140830580 gene encoding uncharacterized protein, whose translation is MYHLRSYLLPSKRLQKDSRRILSEAANVGAVSPNVEIPADSVFKSALAGGISCSLSAAIMHPIDTIKTQVQASTLSFSEILSMVPQLGIQGLYKGSIPAILGQFSSHGLRTGICEASKCVLIKFAPTLPEIQVQSMSSFCSTFLGTVMRIPCEVLKQRLQVGLYDNVGEAIVGTWRQNGLRGFFRGTGMTLCREIPFYVAGSSIYDESKKAAQKLLGRELQPWETVVVGALSGGFTAVSTTPFDVIKTRMMTASEGRSAAFSVVLFSILRHEGPLGLFKGAIPRFFWVAPLGAMNFAGYELIRKAMD